Below is a genomic region from Rosa chinensis cultivar Old Blush chromosome 5, RchiOBHm-V2, whole genome shotgun sequence.
CTCAGATGGCGACCAAGAGGAGTGTGAGTACCTTGAAGGAGGCTGATTTGAAGGGCAAGAGGGTTTTCGTTAGGGTTGATCTCAATGTTCCTTTGGATGACGACTGTAAGATCACCGATGACACTAGAGTCCGAGCGGCTGTCCCCACCATCAAGTACTTGCTCGGCAATGGTGCCAAAGTCATCTTGGCTTCTCACTTGGTATTCCTTCACTCGTTTCACTCTTTTCGATGATCGGATATCTGGGTTTGTTTAGATCTTGTGGGTTTTGAGTAGTTTGATTTGCATGTGGATTTGTGATGGATTGCAGATCAGATTGTAGATCCTTATGTTTGGTTACTTGGTTCATATCGATTATCTGTGATTATATTTGCTTTGGTGCCCACGTGCTTCTATGGTTGATTTGTTGGTTTCAGAAGCTATTTTTATAGTATGTTGTGAGATCTTAGGTTATGTTGGATTGCGGTTTCATAGTTTCACGAATTTGGGATCCTTAAAATAAAGTGATCTGTCTTTAATTGCTTTAGCATGTTCCTACACTTGTGCTAGTAGCTTAAGTTTCTATTTAGCTGATTATGATTgttcgtttttctttttctgtgcgGGTAAGATATGATACAGAACACCAGAACTTTCTAACTACTAAGATTAGTAGTAGATGAGGTCACTTCTTTTCCCTAGTTATTAATGAAATATGTCGTGTTTACAGGGACGTCCAAAGGGTGTCACTCCCAAGTACAGTTTGAAGCCTCTTGTGCCAAGACTGTCTGAGCTCCTTGGAGTGGAGGTCTGTTTTTTGACAATTTGGTTTTTATGGATCTTGCTCATGGGAAGCTTGATTtgcttaattttttctttcttttacagGTTAAAATCGCTAATGATTGCGTCGGTGTGGAAGTTGAAAAGTTGGTTGCTGAGCTTCCAGAGGGAGGAGTTTTACTCCTTGAGAATGTCAGGTTCTacaaggaggaagagaagaatgaTCCCGAGTTTGCCAAGAAGCTTGCTTCACTTGCAGATGTCTATGTTAATGATGCTTTTGGCACTGCTCACAGGGCTCATGCATCCACAGAAGGAGTGGCGAAGTACTTGAAGCCTTCTGTTGCTGGATACCTTATGCAGAAGGTATGAACCCTTTAACTAATTATTGCACCCACTTAGTACTTCATTTCCCTACTTTTGATTATTACCCATCATCCTTACCCTTTCATGAATATTCTTTTATTCTTGTGGTGATCTCAGGAACTTGACTATCTTGTTGGTGCTGTGGCAAATCCCAAGAGACCATTTGCTGCTATTGTTGGTGGTTCGAAGGTGTCATCCAAGATTGGAGTCATAGAGTCCTTATTGGCGAAGGTTAACATTCTAGTGTTGGGTGGAGGAATGATCTTTACCTTTTATAAGGCTCAAGGGTATTCAGTTGGATCTTCCCTTGTTGAGGAAGACAAGCTAGATCTTGCAAAATCACTTATGGAGAAGGCAAAGGCCAAGGGAGTTTCTATTCTGCTCCCAACTGATGTGGTTATTGCTGATAAGTTTGCTGCTGATGCCAACAGCAAGGTCAGTACTTGCTAAATGTTTGATGTAGAGTTCTCTTTGTACTTCAATATTCTTATAGGATCTCAGAGCTTATATTTGACTGCAGGTGGTGCCAGCGTCTGCCATTCCAGATGGTTGGATGGGTTTGGATATCGGACCAGATTCCATCAAGACTTTCAATGAAGCTCTGGACACCACTAAGACTGTTATATGGAATGGACCTATGGGTGTGTTTGAGTTTGAAAAGTTTGCTGCTGGCACCGAGGTAAATAAAAGCTAAATAATTTTTTACAACAAATTTACATTCATTTCAAGTCTCCATTAGAAATGTCATAGTATATGCTGAAGATTTCTGATTCTTATATTTTAAATGTGTTCTTCTAAATAGGCGATTGCTAAGAAGCTTGCAGAGCTAAGTGGCAAGGGAGTTACAACTATCATTGGAGGTGGTGACTCTGTAGCTGCTGTGGAGAAGGTTGGCCTTGCTGACAAAATGAGCCACATTTCAACCGGAGGCGGTGCAAGCTTGGAGCTTCTTGAAGGGAAAACCCTCCCTGGAGTCCTTGCTCTTGACGATGCTTAAGCTGAATTTTTTCTAGTTGTTCATTTTGTGACTGATAGATGGTTGGTTTGTCAACCAGACTGGATCGAGTATAACAGAGCTGGACTTTGTAGAGGCTTAGCTTTATAGGGTAGATTTGAATAAGTGCTGTCATGAGTTACCGTTTTGCAatgcttggaattgaattggaTCTGTTTTGGTTGGCTCTGTTTTTGAACAATGTAATGATCCAAAGTGCACTAAGCATTCATGGTTTGGTATAAAATGTGATGTTTTTGGAGTGCAAATTTAAGTTTAGTGGATATTGCGGATGTTGATTTGTGTGATGAGCCAGGCAGCAAGCCGATCTCAACTAAATGAGGCGTTGATTGTCAATGTTACGATTTCTTGACCTGAATTTTATTACCGAAGGAAATTCCATGAATGAAAAAGCAGAAGCCGTAATCTCTACCCTCCATCCAAAGGATGAAAGCGCAGAGGTTTCTGCTGAGCTCTCCAATCAATGGTCGAGGGTTAACGTTACACCAATTCATCCTGGGACTTAATAGCTCCACTAGGTtcattgatcaaagaaaataaatgaggCCGAGTGATAGATGTGATATTCTTGCTGTGACAGCACTCCGAGCTAAGAGAAAAGAGTACCACCAAGAAAACATCAAATTAAGATTGAGGGCTACAGACTCCACCAGGAGACGCATAGGACAAAGCAAACTACATGGTTTACCCATCCCTAGTATCTATCTACTGGTAAAAACTTCATGGTTTTACCTTTTGGAATGTTTTTATTCTTGATAAAAAGATTCATCACAATGGAACTATTTTCATGGTTCTTGTTTTGTAGTTACAAAGATTAAACCCCTAGCCCGAAAATATTGTGCTCAAGAAGCTGAATACCAAGGAATTTCAGGGTTCTTGTTGTCATCTGTAGACTTCTTTTGAATAAACCGGCGTTCTTTTTCTTAGTTTGCTTGGCCGCCAGATTATGAGGTCAAGACTATTGATGCATGAACGACGAGCTAGCAATGAATCATCTGGTTCTCTAACAAAAAGGGGGGCAGAATCAAGACTAAAGAAAAGATGCCAGTTCACAATAAATTTGTAAGTTGTATCTGCCAAATTAACTAAATGATTGTTAAACTAAACAGCAATGTTTACTAAATGTACCGGTCGATCAAATTAACAGAAGTATGaatctcttttcttttcgtGCTTCTAACTCATTCTGATGccattaggaaaaaaaaaacgtaaaaCGTAATTAAGCAGTCAAGAAGTGCATATATGGAGTGATAATTAAAGTGAGCAACACCAAAAAGGCAATAACATTATTCgtgattcctttttttttatgtatatatattagatTCGAAGGTCCAAAGGGGTTTGAATCGAGAGTATTCCAAGAACTTTGTGTCCAAGGCAAAAAATTGAAGGAAAGGAAAGTCCTTTGGGAGAAAGAAAACTTGCTAGTAATAAACAGACAATTCTCCCGACATGCAATAGGAAAATCCTCAAGAAAATCTAGGACCCTttttctctctatatatatgctatgtttcaACCCTTTTAGTCATCAAGTCCTAAAAGACGTCCCGCTCAAGAAACCTTCCAAAACCCTTAAACCCGAAACCCTTCTAAACCTTTCAAACGCTTCTTTCATTCACTAGGATGGCAATGGAGAAGGTACTTGCTTCTGTGGGAGAGATGAGGCCAAAGACCAAGATTGTGTGCACACTGGGACCATCTTCCCGGTCAGTGGAGATGGCAGAGAAGCTTTTGAGGGCTGGCATGAACGTTGCTCGCTTCAACTTCTCTCACGGTAGTCATGAATATCATCAAGAAACTCTTGATCATCTAAGGACTGCCATGAACAACACGGGAATTCTCTGTGCTATCATGTTGGATACGAAGGTATAATTCAACAAGTCTTTAATTCACTCTAGCTCTTTGTTTGTATTCTCCTATTGATATTTGGGTAATAGTTTGTTCACATAACCAGTGCATGACTATTTGGTGTGAAAGTCATCTATTGCTGTCAAATTTGTATTTGAAAATCATGCcattatgtttttcaagttCAATCAAGTAGTGCAGCTTTCATATTATCATATAGGCATAAATTTGGCTCTTATGGTGCTTATCTTAAATTTGGAGAAATTCAGGGGCACTGTAAATTTTTTGGGTTTATTATGAAGATGCTAAATTTGTTTACCGGTACCATTACAGGGTCCAGAAATTAGAACTGGGTTTCTGAAAGATGAGAAGGCCATTCATCTTCAACAAGGAAAAGAGATTACTATATCAACTGACTATACCATTCATGGTGATGAGAATATGATCTCTATGAGCTACAAGAAGTTGGCTGAGGATGTGAAGCCTCAAAGTGATATCTTGTGTGCTGATGGAACAATTACTTTGAAGGTTCTGGCATGTGACAAGGAGCGTGGTTTGGTACGTTGTCGATGTGAGAACACTGCAATTTTGGGTGAGAGGAAGAATGTCAATCTTCCTGGCGTTGTTGTTGATCTGCCAACTTTGACAGAGAAGGACAAAGTGGATATCTTGGAGTGGGGAGTTCCAAATAAGATTGACATGATTGCGCTCTCTTTTGTTAGGAAAGGCTCAGACCTTGTTGAGGTCAGAAATGTTTTGGGGGAGCATGCCAAGGATATAATACTCATGTCCAAGGTATTTAGAAATCTAAAGTTTGAATTATATCTGGCATGTTATGTTGTTGTAGCATGAATCAAAAACTGAtcatgtttctttgtttttttcttttgaaggtTGAGAATCAAGAAGGTGTTACCAATTTCGACGAAATACTAGCAAAATCAGATGCCTTCATGGTGGCGAGGGGTGACCTTGGAATGGAAATTCCAATTGAAAAGATATTCCTAGCTCAGAAACTGATGATTGCAAAGGCAAACAGACTAGGAAAGCCAGTGGTGACTGCTACTCAGATGCTAGAGTCCATGACCAGGTCTCCTCGTCCCACTCGAGCAGAAGCCACTGATGTTGCCAATGCTGTTCTTGATGGAACTGACTGTGTCATGCTCAGTGGCGAAACTGCAGCTGGAGACTATCCGGAAATAGCCGTTCAAACAATGGCCAAAATCTGTGTTTCTGCAGAACAGTCCATAAACTATAACGAACTTTTCAAGAAAATGGAAACCGAAGCAATGCCTATGAGCCCTCAAGAGAGTTTAGCCTCCTCGGCGGTGCACATGGCAACTTCCATCAGGGCAGCACTCATTTTGGTCCTGACCAGAGGAGGAACCACAGCAAAGCTTGTGGCTAAGTACAGGCCAAGCATGCCGATTTTGTCTGTGGTGGTTCCTCAGCTGACTACAGATTCTTTTGAGTGGTCATGCAGCGATGCAGCTCCTGCAAGGCACAGCCTTATTTATAGGGGTCTTGTGCCTCTTCTCAGCTCAGGGGTCATTAGAGCTTCTCAGGCTGAGTCCACTGAAGAGACTGTGCAGTCTGCGATTCAACATGCAAAGGCTAAAGGACTTTGCAAGCCTGGGGATTCAATCGTGGCTCTGCACCGAATGAATTGCATCGACGTGTGCAATGTTTTCCCTGTCATGTGATGATCCTTGGGGAAACTTCATCTGCCGCATCATAGTGTTTTTAggttaatccttttttttttttttttggcagcaTCCATGCCAATTTTGACTTTTAGGGTGTTTAATTATTGTTTTGTTGAGGTTTTTTGAGTGTTGAAATTTGAGGCTAGAACACATGAGATAATACATTTCAGCGAtctatgatttttacagttgtCTCTTTTTCTATTTAATCTTAACCAATATTTGCATACATTTAATTATTAACAGTTTACTGCATACAATATATATCTTCAAAATTAAGTCAGACGTGAAACTGTGAAAGGAAACTCAGAATCTGGCAAAGCCATAGCCAAAttcatatataatttataattgGACATTATATACTACTCCATTATTTGTAAGGATAAGAGATCAATAAAAGCATAGAATTGAGGTGACGGCTGATAGCTCGATCACCTTGTTCAGCGAAATAAATCTTCGTACGATTTTAGAGCTTATTACCACTAGAAATTGCATAGAAAATGAGGTGATCGAACACATGAGATGAGCAGTGATATATAGTCGTAGCCTGAGGAACGAACTTTCAAAATAGTTAGTCTCTTTTTTTAGGACCAAATTTAAAACCTTGAAAgctaaaataaatagaaaagttTCGAAAACTTTTTGTTGATGATCTTTATAGTTTCTGTAAGTATAGTTAAAACTGACCCTTGATGCTCTTTGTTCTTTCCCTTCTTGTTTTACGCTTCTGGGTGGGTCTCCTTTGcaagccaaaaacaaaaaaacaaaaaagattccAAAACAACATTAGACGATCGCGATGGGACTCGAACCCACAATCTCCCGCTCCGGAGGCGAGCGCCTTATCCATTAGGCCACGCGATCATCTTACGGCAATATTTCCACAAAATATCTTATAAtgttttttatttcttaatgCTTCAACAAGAGCAGTCGTGGTTCGTAAAGGTGTACTGACTACTGATGTAAGTATGTAAATACATTGGGCCATTGTAACAACTTTGATTTTTCACGAGGAACTCCCATTTTTGATCTTGTATCGGTAACAAATTCGCTTCTTCTTGATTATTGCTCCATTTTCGATTGTTAACACAATCATTCCGGGCTCCTTAGTCGTGAAAGAGTTTCGGATTGATCCCTCCTGCGCGCCGATCCTCCTGCTCCTTTGTACAATAATGCCATATGAACCCTCCTCTGTTGGGATAAATTCTTCCTTGTAGTTCACTTCCCAACCCGACACTAGAACTTCCCACATCAAAGTCATTCCTGCCTGTTGCACATACAAGAATACAACATAACTAATTGGTTGACAAAGTTCTAGGATTTATTATATAGCTTCTATGCTGCCTTAACTAGTGGACATACCTCTGGTGCTGGTATATGTATACTTTCTGATGATGATTGATTGATAAAGATCTCTGAGACAACATCTTCGCTAGAGAAATCGGGATCATTTTCCTTTCTGAGGCCACCATAATAAACTGGTAGTTCCTCTAAAGCTATGTACCTGCAATAAAGAAGCTTCAAAATTTGTTCAATAATTTCTAATAGCCCAATTATGAAAACCAATTGATGACATTGAAGGGATAAACGTTACTTGAGCAAGACGTCATTGACTCTGGAAGGCCGAGCGAAGATGAATTTGCCATTGGTTCTTGGGGTAAAAAAAGGTGATAGCAGAGCGCTAGCACTGAAGGCATAGTACCAAAAAGGAACATTGAGGAAGATCTACATGGAGAAATATAGTGTTCCATCAATGACTAGCACTACAGGGTAAACTAATACGAGCTAGCTAGTATTAATCTTGAATGGCTAGCATACATGGAACCTCCAATTCATAGTCTAAAGTGAATCAAAATAGGTTGTTAACACTAAATAATATTTTTGTGAATAGAAGATCTATAAATTAATGAAGCAAATCTTACATTTC
It encodes:
- the LOC112164952 gene encoding phosphoglycerate kinase, cytosolic, which translates into the protein MATKRSVSTLKEADLKGKRVFVRVDLNVPLDDDCKITDDTRVRAAVPTIKYLLGNGAKVILASHLGRPKGVTPKYSLKPLVPRLSELLGVEVKIANDCVGVEVEKLVAELPEGGVLLLENVRFYKEEEKNDPEFAKKLASLADVYVNDAFGTAHRAHASTEGVAKYLKPSVAGYLMQKELDYLVGAVANPKRPFAAIVGGSKVSSKIGVIESLLAKVNILVLGGGMIFTFYKAQGYSVGSSLVEEDKLDLAKSLMEKAKAKGVSILLPTDVVIADKFAADANSKVVPASAIPDGWMGLDIGPDSIKTFNEALDTTKTVIWNGPMGVFEFEKFAAGTEAIAKKLAELSGKGVTTIIGGGDSVAAVEKVGLADKMSHISTGGGASLELLEGKTLPGVLALDDA
- the LOC112164951 gene encoding pyruvate kinase, cytosolic isozyme isoform X1, with amino-acid sequence MRSRLLMHERRASNESSGSLTKRGAESRLKKRCQFTINLMAMEKVLASVGEMRPKTKIVCTLGPSSRSVEMAEKLLRAGMNVARFNFSHGSHEYHQETLDHLRTAMNNTGILCAIMLDTKGPEIRTGFLKDEKAIHLQQGKEITISTDYTIHGDENMISMSYKKLAEDVKPQSDILCADGTITLKVLACDKERGLVRCRCENTAILGERKNVNLPGVVVDLPTLTEKDKVDILEWGVPNKIDMIALSFVRKGSDLVEVRNVLGEHAKDIILMSKVENQEGVTNFDEILAKSDAFMVARGDLGMEIPIEKIFLAQKLMIAKANRLGKPVVTATQMLESMTRSPRPTRAEATDVANAVLDGTDCVMLSGETAAGDYPEIAVQTMAKICVSAEQSINYNELFKKMETEAMPMSPQESLASSAVHMATSIRAALILVLTRGGTTAKLVAKYRPSMPILSVVVPQLTTDSFEWSCSDAAPARHSLIYRGLVPLLSSGVIRASQAESTEETVQSAIQHAKAKGLCKPGDSIVALHRMNCIDVCNVFPVM
- the LOC112164951 gene encoding pyruvate kinase, cytosolic isozyme isoform X2, yielding MAMEKVLASVGEMRPKTKIVCTLGPSSRSVEMAEKLLRAGMNVARFNFSHGSHEYHQETLDHLRTAMNNTGILCAIMLDTKGPEIRTGFLKDEKAIHLQQGKEITISTDYTIHGDENMISMSYKKLAEDVKPQSDILCADGTITLKVLACDKERGLVRCRCENTAILGERKNVNLPGVVVDLPTLTEKDKVDILEWGVPNKIDMIALSFVRKGSDLVEVRNVLGEHAKDIILMSKVENQEGVTNFDEILAKSDAFMVARGDLGMEIPIEKIFLAQKLMIAKANRLGKPVVTATQMLESMTRSPRPTRAEATDVANAVLDGTDCVMLSGETAAGDYPEIAVQTMAKICVSAEQSINYNELFKKMETEAMPMSPQESLASSAVHMATSIRAALILVLTRGGTTAKLVAKYRPSMPILSVVVPQLTTDSFEWSCSDAAPARHSLIYRGLVPLLSSGVIRASQAESTEETVQSAIQHAKAKGLCKPGDSIVALHRMNCIDVCNVFPVM